One window of Cervus elaphus chromosome 6, mCerEla1.1, whole genome shotgun sequence genomic DNA carries:
- the IDUA gene encoding alpha-L-iduronidase isoform X2 produces the protein MARPTGMTSAGISSSTWPTWVPFLTAASSRFGPTGCWTSSRPGGWPGRACATTSPTWIGTWTFSGRTSLSQAGERWDATLVAAGFELMGSPSGRFTDFEDKQQVFEWRNLVSLLARRYIGRYGLEHVSKWNFETWNEPDHHDFDNVSMTLQGFLNYYDACSEGLRAASSALRLGGPGDAFHTPQRSPLCWALLGHCNNGSNFFTGEVGVRLDYIALHKKGAGSSISILEQEAAVVQQIQRLFPKFTDTPIYNDEADPLVGWSLPQPWRADVTYAAMVVKVIAQHQNLLLANASTAVRYALLSNDNAFLSYHPHPFSQRTLTARFQVNNTRPPHVQLLRKPVLTAMALLALLDGEQLWAEVSRGGEVLDSNHTVGVLASAHRSTGPADAWRATVLVYGSDDTRAHANRTVPLILSLHGVPPGPEVVFVQLYVDNWLCSPYSEWRRLGRPVFPSAEQFRSMRAAEDPVAVKPRPFPSSGRLTLSPPLALPSLLLVHVCARPEEPPGQVTRLRALPLTRGQLLLVWSDERMGSKCLWTYEIQFCPEGGVFAPISRKPSTFNLFVFSPDTAVVSGSYRVCAVDYWARPGPFSSPVRYLEAPAS, from the exons GGGGCTGGCCGGGCAGGGCCTGCGCTACAACTTCACCCACCTGGATCGGTACCTGGACCTTCTCAGGGAGAACCAGCTTGTCCCAG GCAGGTGAGCGGTGGGACGCCACCCTCGTTGCTGCAGGCTTTGAGCTGATGGGCAGCCCCTCTGGACGCTTCACCGACTTCGAGGACAAGCAGCAGGTGTTCGAGTGGAGGAACCTGGTCTCTCTCCTCGCCAGGAGATACATCG GTAGGTATGGCCTGGAGCATGTTTCCAAGTGGAATTTTGAGACATGGAACGAACCAGACCACCACGACTTTGACAACGTGTCCATGACCTTGCAAG GCTTCTTGAACTACTACGACGCCTGTTCCGAGGGTCTGCGAGCAGCCAGCTCGGCTCTGCGCCTGGGCGGCCCTGGAGACGCCTTTCACACGCCGCAGCGCTCGCCGCTCTGCTGGGCCCTCCTGGGGCACTGTAACAACGGCAGCAACTTCTTCACCGGGGAGGTGGGTGTGCGGCTGGACTACATCGCCCTGCACAAGAAG GGCGCGGGCAGCTCCATCTCCATCCTAGAGCAAGAGGCGGCGGTCGTGCAGCAGATACAGCGGCTCTTCCCCAAGTTCACGGACACCCCCATTTACAACGACGAGGCCGACCCGCTGGTGGGCTGGTCCCTGCCGCAGCCCTGGAGGGCCGACGTGACCTACGCGGCCATGGTCGTGAAG GTCATCGCGCAGCACCAGAACCTGCTGCTGGCGAACGCCAGCACGGCCGTCCGCTACGCGCTCCTGAGCAACGACAACGCCTTCCTGAGCTACCACCCGCACCCGTTCTCCCAGCGCACGCTCACCGCGCGCTTCCAGGTCAACAACACGCGCCCGCCGCACGTGCAGCTGCTGCGCAAGCCGGTGCTCACCGCCATGGCGCTGCTGGCCCTGCTGG ACGGCGAGCAGCTCTGGGCCGAGGTGTCGCGGGGCGGCGAGGTGCTGGACAGCAACCACACGGTGGGCGTCCTGGCCAGCGCCCACCGCTCCACTGGCCCGGCTGACGCCTGGCGCGCCACGGTGCTGGTCTACGGGAGCGATGACACCCGCGCCCACGCCAACCGCACGGTCCCCTTGATTCTGAGCCTGCACGGGGTGCCCCCAGGCCCCG AGGTCGTCTTTGTCCAGCTGTACGTGGACAACTGGCTCTGCAGCCCCTACAGCGAATGGCGGCGCCTGGGCAGGCCGGTCTTCCCCTCGGCGGAGCAGTTCCGGAGCATGCGCGCGGCCGAG GACCCTGTGGCCGTGAAGCCGCGCCCCTTCCCCAGCAGCGGCCGCCTGACGCTGAGCCCTCCGCTCGCTCTGCCCTCGCTGCTGCTGGTGCACGTGTGCGCGCGCCCCGAGGAGCCGCCGGGCCAG GTGACTCGGCTGCGTGCTCTGCCCCTGACCCGCGGGCAGTTGCTTTTGGTCTGGTCGGATGAGCGTATGGGCTCCAA GTGCCTGTGGACCTATGAGATCCAGTTCTGCCCGGAGGGTGGGGTGTTCGCTCCCATCAGCAGGAAGCCTTCAACATTTAACCTGTTCGTGTTCAGCCCAG ACACAGCTGTGGTCTCCGGCTCCTATCGGGTTTGTGCTGTGGACTACTGGGCCCGACCAGGCCCCTTCTCCAGCCCCGTGCGGTACCTGGAGGCCCCTGCCTCTTGA
- the FGFRL1 gene encoding LOW QUALITY PROTEIN: fibroblast growth factor receptor-like 1 (The sequence of the model RefSeq protein was modified relative to this genomic sequence to represent the inferred CDS: deleted 1 base in 1 codon) — protein sequence MTPSPALVLPLLLLLGALPPAAAARGPPRMADKVVPRQVARLGRTVRLQCPVEGDPPPLTMWTKDGRTIHGGWSRFRVLPQGLKVKEVEPEDAGAYVCKATNGFGSLSVNYTLIVMDDTSPGRESPGHDSSSGGQEDPAGKQWARPRFTQPSKMRRRVIARPVGSSVRLKCVASGHPRPDIMWMKDDQALTRPEAGEHRKKKWTLSLKNLRPEDSGKYTCRVSNRAGAINATYKVDVIQRTRSKPVLTGTHPVNTTVDFGGTTSFQCKVRSDVKPVIQWLKRVEYGAEGRYNSTIDVGGQKFVVLPTGDVWSRPDGSYLNKLLITRARQDDAGMYICLGANTMGYSFRSAFLTVLPDPKPPGPPVAPSSSTTSLPWPVVIGIPAGAVFIVGTVVLWLCQAKKKPCAPAPPPPAPAHRPPAGARDRGGDKDLPAPATLGSGPGVGLCEELGPPAAPQHLLGSGSATGPKLYPKLYTDTHTHTHSHTHSHVEGKVHQHQHIHYQC from the exons ATGACGCCGAGCCCCGCGCTGgtgctgccactgctgctgctgctgggggccCTCCCGCCGGCCGCCGCCGCCCGAG GGCCCCCGAGGATGGCGGACAAGGTGGTCCCAAGGCAGGTGGCCCGGCTGGGCCGCACGGTCCGGCTGCAGTGCCCCGTGGAGGGGGACCCGCCGCCACTGACCATGTGGACCAAGGACGGCCGGACAATCCACGGCGGCTGGAGCCGCTTCCGTGTGCTGCCCCAAGGGCTGAAGGTGAAGGAGGTGGAACCGGAGGACGCTGGTGCCTACGTGTGCAAGGCCACCAACGGCTTCGGAAGCCTCAGCGTCAACTACACGCTCATAGTGATGG atgaCACCAGTCCTGGAAGGGAGAGCCCAGGGCACGACAGCTCCTCTGGGGGCCAGGAAGACCCAGCCGGCAAGCAGTGGG CGCGGCCCCGCTTCACGCAGCCCTCCAAGATGAGGCGCCGCGTGATCGCGCGGCCCGTGGGCAGCTCCGTGCGGCTCAAGTGCGTGGCCAGCGGGCATCCGCGGCCCGACATCATGTGGATGAAGGATGACCAGGCCTTGACCCGCCCGGAGGCTGGCGAGCACAGGAAGAAGAAGTGGACGCTGAGCCTGAAGAACCTGCGCCCGGAGGACAGCGGCAAGTACACGTGCCGCGTGTCAAACCGCGCAGGCGCCATCAACGCCACCTACAAGGTGGATGTGATCC AGCGGACTCGCTCCAAGCCTGTGCTCACGGGCACGCACCCCGTGAACACGACGGTGGACTTCGGGGGCACGACATCCTTCCAGTGCAAAGTGCGCAGCGACGTGAAGccggtgatccagtggctgaAGCGCGTGGAGTACGGCGCCGAGGGCCGCTACAACTCCACCATCGACGTGGGTGGCCAGAAGTTCGTGGTGCTGCCCACCGGCGACGTGTGGTCGCGGCCCGACGGCTCCTACCTCAACAAGCTGCTCATCACGCGCGCGCGCCAGGATGACGCGGGCATGTACATCTGCCTGGGTGCCAACACCATGGGCTACAGCTTCCGCAGCGCCTTCCTGACGGTGCTGCCCG ACCCAAAGCCCCCAGGGCCGCCTGTGGCCCCCTCGTCCTCCACCACCAGTCTGCCGTGGCCGGTGGTCATCGGCATCCCGGCCGGAGCCGTCTTCATCGTGGGCACCGTGGTCCTGTGGCTCTGCCAGGCCAAGAAGAAGCCATgcgcgccggccccg ccccccccgGCGCCTGCACATCGCCCGCCCGCCGGAGCCCGCGACCGTGGCGGGGATAAGGACCTGCCTGCCCCCGCCACCCTGGGCTCTGGCCCCGGAGTGGGGCTGTGTGAGGAGCTTGGGCCCCCAGCCGCCCCCCAGCATCTGCTGGGCTCCG